A DNA window from Paraburkholderia sp. IMGN_8 contains the following coding sequences:
- the pntB gene encoding Re/Si-specific NAD(P)(+) transhydrogenase subunit beta: MLNGIGNIAYLGASTLFILSLRGLSHPTSARRGNLYGVAGMLIAVVATLIIAQGAGIEVVLAAAVIGAAVGALLARRVEMTQMPQLVAILHSFVGLAAVLIGFTNYLMPAGEFGGAERVIHLSEIYLGVFIGTITFTGSIVAFLKLQGTISGKPLVLPGRHGLNLLALVLCVAIGYRFLTAPSGADGIVALLVMIVLAAALGVHLVMAIGGADMPVVVSMLNSYSGWAAAATGFMLSNDLLITTGALVGSSGAILSYIMCRAMNRSFISVILGGFGAASGTSSADIAGEVVATSVDEVSAILRDASEVIIVPGYGMAVAQAQTTISEITRKLDGLGVRVRFGIHPVAGRLPGHMNVLLAEAKVPYDIVLEMDEINEDFSNTDVVLVIGANDIVNPGALEDPGSPIAGMPVLEVWKARTVVVSKRSMATGYAGVDNPLFYKDNTRMLFGDAKGSVDALLRQLDA; encoded by the coding sequence ATGCTGAACGGAATCGGCAACATTGCGTATTTGGGCGCGAGCACGCTGTTTATCCTGAGTTTGCGCGGACTGAGTCATCCGACGAGCGCGCGCCGCGGCAATCTGTATGGCGTGGCGGGCATGCTGATCGCAGTCGTTGCGACGCTGATCATCGCACAGGGCGCGGGGATCGAAGTCGTATTGGCGGCGGCCGTGATCGGCGCAGCGGTCGGCGCACTGCTGGCGCGGCGTGTCGAGATGACCCAGATGCCGCAACTGGTCGCGATATTGCATAGCTTTGTCGGGCTGGCCGCGGTGCTGATCGGCTTTACCAACTATCTGATGCCGGCCGGCGAGTTCGGCGGCGCGGAGCGGGTGATTCACCTGTCCGAGATTTATCTTGGCGTGTTTATCGGCACGATCACGTTCACCGGTTCGATCGTCGCGTTCCTGAAGCTGCAGGGCACGATCAGCGGCAAACCACTCGTGCTACCGGGCCGGCATGGGCTGAACCTGCTCGCGCTGGTGCTGTGCGTCGCGATTGGCTACCGGTTCCTCACGGCGCCGTCGGGCGCAGACGGCATCGTCGCATTGCTCGTGATGATCGTGCTCGCCGCGGCGCTCGGCGTGCATCTGGTGATGGCCATCGGCGGCGCGGACATGCCGGTTGTCGTGTCGATGCTGAACAGTTACTCAGGATGGGCCGCCGCGGCCACGGGCTTCATGCTGAGCAACGACTTGTTGATCACGACCGGCGCGCTGGTCGGCTCGAGCGGCGCGATCCTTAGCTACATCATGTGCCGCGCGATGAACCGCAGTTTCATCTCGGTGATTCTCGGCGGCTTCGGCGCGGCGAGCGGCACGAGTTCGGCGGATATCGCGGGGGAGGTGGTGGCGACCAGCGTTGACGAAGTCAGCGCGATTTTGCGCGACGCGTCCGAGGTCATCATCGTGCCGGGCTACGGGATGGCCGTCGCGCAGGCACAGACGACCATCAGCGAAATCACGCGCAAGCTCGACGGTCTCGGTGTACGGGTGCGTTTCGGCATCCATCCGGTCGCCGGACGCTTGCCGGGCCACATGAACGTGCTGCTTGCCGAAGCGAAGGTGCCGTACGACATCGTGCTCGAAATGGATGAAATCAACGAAGATTTCAGCAACACGGATGTCGTCCTGGTGATCGGCGCGAACGACATCGTGAATCCGGGTGCGCTCGAAGATCCGGGCAGTCCGATCGCGGGGATGCCGGTGCTCGAAGTGTGGAAGGCGCGCACGGTGGTCGTGTCGAAACGCAGCATGGCGACCGGCTATGCAGGCGTGGACAACCCGCTCTTCTACAAGGACAACACCCGGATGCTGTTCGGCGACGCGAAGGGCAGCGTCGACGCATTGCTGAGACAACTCGACGCTTGA
- the pyk gene encoding pyruvate kinase: protein MIRLRKAKIVATLGPATSDLETITQLFHAGADVFRLNFSHGSHEDHRRRYELVREVERASGRPISILADMQGPKLRVGPFAEGKVMLVTGAEFALDRNPADGDVNRVCLPHPELFDVVAAGQSLLLDDGKLRLEVLDNDGERIRTRVLHGGTLSDRKGVNVPDAILPIPVLTQKDLIDLEFALSLGADWIALSFVQRPEDLIDARELIGERAGLMVKLEKPAALDRLDEIVIAADAVMVARGDLGVELPPERVPGAQKRILRSCRSHGKPVIIATQMLESMISAPVPTRAEASDVATAIYDGADAVMLSAESASGGFPVQAVAMMERIIKEVEHDPLYRSLLDAQHELPLGTPGDAICAALRDVAQTIAAVATVTYTTSGHTSLRAARQRPVVPILSITPKLSTARRLALVWGVHSTVSPDVESVDEMVSAACSIAARQGFANSGDPVAIAAGMPFGESGTTNLLRIARV from the coding sequence ATGATCCGCCTACGCAAAGCAAAGATCGTCGCGACCCTCGGCCCCGCGACCTCCGATCTCGAAACGATTACCCAACTTTTTCACGCCGGCGCTGATGTATTCCGGCTGAATTTCAGTCACGGCTCGCACGAGGACCATCGGCGGCGCTATGAGCTGGTTCGCGAGGTCGAGCGTGCTTCGGGCCGGCCCATTTCGATTCTGGCAGACATGCAGGGACCGAAGCTGCGCGTCGGCCCGTTCGCCGAGGGCAAGGTGATGCTCGTGACGGGCGCCGAATTCGCGCTCGACCGGAACCCGGCGGACGGCGACGTCAATCGCGTATGCCTGCCCCATCCGGAACTCTTCGACGTCGTCGCCGCCGGCCAGTCGCTGCTGCTCGATGACGGCAAACTGCGCCTGGAAGTGCTCGACAACGACGGCGAGCGGATCCGTACCCGCGTATTGCACGGAGGAACGCTATCGGATCGAAAAGGGGTGAATGTTCCCGACGCGATACTGCCGATTCCCGTGCTGACCCAGAAAGACCTGATCGACCTGGAATTTGCATTGTCGCTCGGCGCCGACTGGATTGCGCTGTCGTTCGTACAGCGTCCCGAGGATTTGATCGACGCGCGCGAACTCATTGGCGAGCGCGCCGGGCTCATGGTCAAGCTGGAAAAGCCGGCGGCGCTCGATCGGCTCGATGAGATCGTGATTGCGGCCGACGCGGTGATGGTCGCACGCGGCGACCTGGGCGTCGAGCTTCCGCCCGAACGTGTGCCGGGTGCCCAGAAGCGCATTCTTCGCTCCTGCCGCAGCCACGGCAAGCCGGTGATCATTGCGACACAAATGCTCGAATCGATGATTTCAGCGCCAGTGCCTACGCGCGCCGAAGCATCGGACGTCGCGACGGCGATCTACGATGGCGCGGACGCCGTCATGCTGTCTGCGGAGTCGGCCAGCGGCGGCTTTCCCGTGCAGGCCGTGGCGATGATGGAGCGAATCATCAAGGAGGTCGAACATGACCCGCTCTACCGGAGCCTGCTCGATGCCCAGCATGAACTTCCGCTGGGCACACCGGGAGACGCCATCTGCGCGGCACTGCGCGATGTCGCGCAGACCATCGCTGCAGTTGCGACGGTCACGTACACGACGTCCGGACACACCAGCCTGCGGGCCGCCCGTCAACGTCCGGTCGTGCCGATTCTCAGCATCACGCCGAAGCTGTCGACGGCGCGGCGTCTTGCGCTGGTGTGGGGCGTGCATTCCACGGTCAGCCCTGACGTCGAATCGGTCGACGAGATGGTGAGTGCCGCGTGCAGCATCGCCGCGAGACAGGGCTTTGCAAATTCAGGGGACCCGGTGGCGATCGCGGCGGGCATGCCGTTCGGCGAATCTGGTACCACCAATTTGCTGCGAATCGCCAGAGTCTAG
- the oxlT gene encoding oxalate/formate MFS antiporter, which translates to MLQTDTAFSGYTARRHNRWVQLAAGIACMGLIANLQYAWTLFVVPMDAKHHWGQAAIQLAFSIFIVTETWLVPVEGWLVDKFGPRPVVIGGSICAGLGWILDAYAPNLPVLYVAAVIAGIGAGCVYGTCVGTALKWFPDRRGLAAGLTAAGFGAGAALTVIPISNMIQSAGYEHAFVFFGVFQGVCILLLATLLVRPKPPAHAVGAKRIVATKTDYTTKQMIRAPLFWVMYAMFVCVAAGGIIATAEIGPIAKEYGFAAMPVSVLSVTLPLLTMTLSINNMCNGFTRPLCGWVSDRIGRENTMFMTFIGEALALLGLMHFGHNPYLFVLFSGLVFLCYGDIFSNFPATCADTFGAKYAAGNAGTLYTAKGTAAMLVPVASLLSAHGGWNAVFIFVACISLMAGVSAKFILYPMRRRWILNSAALSTASESHFRPSPLGSHE; encoded by the coding sequence GTGTTACAGACTGACACAGCCTTCAGCGGCTATACGGCGCGGCGGCATAACCGCTGGGTCCAGCTGGCAGCCGGGATCGCCTGCATGGGTCTCATAGCGAACCTTCAATACGCATGGACCCTCTTTGTCGTCCCGATGGATGCCAAACATCACTGGGGGCAAGCCGCCATCCAGCTGGCGTTTTCGATTTTCATCGTCACCGAAACCTGGCTGGTGCCTGTCGAGGGTTGGCTCGTCGACAAGTTCGGTCCTCGTCCTGTCGTCATTGGCGGGTCGATCTGCGCGGGTTTGGGCTGGATTCTCGACGCCTATGCGCCGAATCTGCCGGTGCTCTACGTCGCCGCTGTGATTGCCGGTATCGGAGCAGGATGCGTTTACGGCACCTGTGTGGGCACGGCGCTCAAGTGGTTTCCCGACCGGCGCGGTTTGGCCGCCGGTCTGACCGCGGCGGGCTTCGGCGCCGGCGCCGCGCTGACGGTGATCCCGATCTCCAACATGATCCAGAGCGCCGGGTACGAGCATGCGTTTGTGTTCTTCGGCGTGTTCCAGGGCGTCTGCATCCTGCTGCTGGCAACCTTGCTGGTGCGCCCGAAGCCGCCGGCGCATGCGGTTGGGGCCAAGCGCATCGTCGCAACGAAGACCGATTACACGACGAAGCAGATGATTCGCGCACCGCTTTTCTGGGTGATGTACGCGATGTTCGTGTGCGTCGCGGCAGGCGGCATCATTGCCACTGCGGAGATCGGTCCGATCGCGAAGGAGTATGGCTTTGCGGCGATGCCGGTCAGCGTGCTGAGCGTGACGTTGCCGCTGCTGACGATGACGCTGTCGATCAACAATATGTGCAACGGTTTCACGCGCCCGCTATGCGGTTGGGTCTCCGACCGGATCGGCCGTGAGAACACCATGTTCATGACCTTTATCGGCGAAGCGCTGGCGCTGCTGGGGCTGATGCACTTCGGTCACAACCCGTACCTGTTCGTGCTGTTTTCCGGACTCGTGTTCCTGTGCTACGGCGACATTTTCTCGAATTTCCCTGCGACGTGTGCCGACACGTTCGGCGCCAAATACGCGGCGGGCAATGCCGGTACGCTTTATACCGCCAAAGGGACTGCCGCCATGCTGGTGCCTGTGGCTTCGCTGTTGTCCGCGCACGGTGGATGGAACGCGGTGTTCATCTTCGTTGCGTGTATTTCGTTGATGGCCGGTGTGTCGGCGAAGTTCATCCTGTATCCGATGCGACGCCGCTGGATTCTGAACTCCGCTGCGCTTAGCACGGCATCGGAAAGCCACTTTCGACCGTCGCCTCTCGGTTCGCATGAGTGA
- a CDS encoding NAD(P)H-dependent oxidoreductase subunit E: protein MAGSNELIERHIRRGGSLLAVLHAIQDELGYVPPDTVAPLARAMNLSRAEVHGVITYYHHFRTQPAAPVTVQLCRAEACRSMGTEALAQHIEAHTSCRFDAEHRHDATVELESVYCLGQCALSPAMMLNGTLHAKVTPQKFDALFAAASKCVEVTA from the coding sequence TTGGCCGGTTCGAATGAGTTGATTGAGCGGCATATCCGCCGTGGTGGTTCCCTGCTCGCGGTACTGCACGCGATTCAGGATGAACTCGGCTACGTGCCGCCAGACACGGTTGCGCCGCTCGCGCGGGCGATGAACCTGTCGCGCGCGGAAGTGCACGGCGTCATCACCTACTACCACCACTTCCGCACGCAGCCCGCCGCGCCCGTCACGGTGCAGTTGTGCCGCGCGGAGGCGTGCCGCAGCATGGGCACCGAAGCGCTCGCGCAACATATCGAGGCGCACACCAGCTGCCGTTTCGATGCGGAGCATCGGCATGACGCGACGGTGGAACTGGAATCGGTGTATTGCCTCGGCCAATGCGCGCTCTCGCCGGCAATGATGCTCAACGGCACGCTGCACGCGAAAGTCACGCCGCAAAAGTTCGACGCGCTCTTCGCCGCCGCCAGCAAATGCGTGGAGGTAACGGCATGA
- a CDS encoding NADH-ubiquinone oxidoreductase-F iron-sulfur binding region domain-containing protein: protein MTCVYVPRDSSALALGADALAQAIETEAARRGIEIELVRNGSRGLLWLEPLVEVATAEGRIGYANVEETDIASLFDAGFIEGGEHARRAGVVDEIPYLKKQQRLTFARIGITDPLSIDDYVAHGGLEGLQRALNTDGDAACEALIESGLRGRGGAAFPAGIKWRTVRGAQAAQKYIVCNADEGDSGTFSDRLVMESDPYVLIEGMIIAGVVTGATVGYIYVRSEYPHSIATLEAAIAKARAAGWLGDSVLGSAHRFELFVAKGAGAYVCGEETALLESLEGKRGIVRAKPPVPALVGLFGQPTVINNVITLATVPIIFARGAAFYKDFGMGRSRGTLPFQLAGNVKQGGLVELAFGVTLRELLYDYGGGTASGRPARAAQVGGPLGTYLPESQWDIPMDYEAYAAVGAVVGHGGIVVHDDTSNLAELAQYAMHFCALESCGKCTPCRIGSTRGVEVIGRIRNGDTSTRQVQLLRDLCDTMVSGSLCAMGGMTPFPVLSALDHFPEDFGLDHAPKAAAA, encoded by the coding sequence ATGACGTGCGTTTACGTTCCCCGTGATTCGTCGGCGCTCGCGCTCGGCGCGGACGCACTGGCGCAGGCGATCGAAACCGAAGCCGCGCGCCGCGGTATTGAAATCGAATTGGTCCGCAACGGTTCGCGCGGCCTGTTGTGGCTCGAACCGCTTGTCGAAGTCGCAACGGCCGAAGGCCGCATCGGCTATGCGAATGTGGAAGAGACCGACATCGCCTCGCTGTTCGACGCCGGTTTCATCGAAGGCGGCGAGCATGCGCGCCGCGCGGGCGTTGTCGATGAGATTCCGTATCTGAAGAAACAGCAGCGTCTGACCTTCGCGCGCATCGGCATCACCGATCCGCTGTCCATCGACGACTACGTCGCGCACGGCGGCCTCGAAGGCTTGCAGCGAGCCCTGAACACCGACGGCGACGCCGCCTGCGAAGCCTTGATCGAATCGGGCCTGCGCGGCCGCGGCGGCGCGGCGTTCCCGGCCGGCATCAAATGGCGCACGGTGCGCGGCGCGCAAGCGGCGCAGAAATACATCGTCTGCAATGCGGACGAAGGCGATTCCGGCACCTTCTCCGACCGCCTCGTGATGGAGAGCGATCCGTACGTGCTGATCGAAGGAATGATCATCGCGGGCGTCGTGACCGGCGCGACGGTCGGCTATATCTACGTGCGCAGCGAGTATCCGCACTCGATCGCGACGCTCGAAGCCGCGATCGCCAAGGCGCGCGCCGCGGGCTGGCTCGGCGACAGCGTGCTCGGCTCGGCGCACCGCTTCGAGCTGTTCGTCGCGAAAGGCGCGGGCGCCTACGTATGCGGCGAGGAAACCGCGCTGCTCGAATCGCTCGAAGGCAAGCGCGGCATCGTCCGCGCGAAGCCGCCGGTGCCGGCGCTGGTCGGCTTGTTCGGCCAGCCGACCGTGATCAACAACGTCATCACGCTCGCAACGGTGCCGATCATCTTCGCGCGCGGCGCCGCGTTCTACAAGGACTTCGGCATGGGCCGCTCGCGCGGCACGCTGCCGTTCCAGCTCGCGGGCAATGTGAAGCAAGGCGGCCTCGTCGAGCTCGCGTTCGGCGTGACGCTGCGCGAACTGCTCTACGACTACGGCGGCGGCACGGCAAGCGGGCGGCCGGCGCGCGCCGCGCAAGTCGGCGGTCCGCTTGGCACCTATCTGCCGGAAAGCCAGTGGGACATTCCGATGGACTACGAGGCGTATGCGGCCGTCGGCGCGGTGGTCGGCCACGGCGGCATCGTCGTGCATGACGACACCTCGAATCTCGCCGAACTCGCGCAGTATGCGATGCACTTCTGCGCGCTGGAATCGTGCGGCAAATGCACGCCGTGCCGGATCGGCTCGACGCGCGGCGTCGAAGTCATCGGACGGATTCGCAACGGCGACACCTCGACGCGGCAAGTGCAGCTGCTGCGTGACCTGTGCGACACGATGGTGTCCGGCTCGCTGTGCGCGATGGGCGGCATGACGCCGTTCCCGGTGCTGTCCGCGCTCGACCATTTCCCCGAAGATTTCGGCCTCGATCACGCGCCCAAAGCGGCCGCGGCCTGA